Genomic DNA from Callospermophilus lateralis isolate mCalLat2 chromosome 11, mCalLat2.hap1, whole genome shotgun sequence:
CGGGGGGAGGGGCCAGCATCCGGCTCTAGGGCCCTGGCGCCGAGGTTGGGGACGAGGGCCGCCTCTGCCTCCGCCCGCGGGGTCCCAACGCCCAGCGACTCTGTGCTTCGCTCTCGCCGTCGGCCCCGAGCCTCATGTCTGCCTTCAGGGCCGCTCCCCAGCGAGGGTGGGGCCCGCGGGAGTCCCCCGGTCTGGGGTCTGTTTCCCCGGGCCCAAGGTGCCGGGGCCGACTTGGGGCTGCGGcgcggcggggcggggcggggcggggcgggcgcCCGGGCCGGGGCGCTGTCCAGGGGCTGGGTGCCTGGGCCCCGCGCCGGGCAGCGTGCAGCGCGAGTCAGGCTGGGGCAGCGGGTTTTCGCCCGGCCGCGTCCGCCCCGCCCTCCCCTGACCTCCCCTCACCCCAGGAGGGGTCCCAGCCTGCGGAGCGCCCGAGGAGGCTGCGCGGGACCTTTTGTGCCCGGCCGCTGCCCCATAACTTTGTTCTTTTCCCACACATGGTTCCACTCCAGGACCCCTGCCCCTTGGGGAGCAGCGTGGGGGACGGGCAGGCAAGAGGGTGGGTGAGGGGCGGAAGTGGCAAAACCGAGAGCAACAGGAAATGACTTAGGGAAAGTCCCAACCACAGCCCCCCAGCCCCCTGCCTGTAAACACCCCCACCCTGCAGCCTGGAGAAGGCTCGTGGGGCCCCATCGACTGACTTCCCCTTGCAGAACCCAGCCGGTGCCGCGTCTCTGCCTGGGGCCTCCATCACCTCTTCAAGCCATGTTCCAGGCTGCGGGAGCCGCCCAGGCCACCCCCTCTCATGTAGGTGACCAGCCGGGTGGGAGGGACGAGGGGAGAGGAGCTGTGTGTTTGCCGGGCACCCTTTGCCCCCTCTTGACTGCCCCTAGGTCTGGGCTGGGCCGCCTCAGAGCCTGCCCTGACTGTCTGTCTCTCAGGAAGCCAAAAGCAGCGGTGGCAACAGCGCTGTGCAGCGCTCCAAGGTAGGGCCCTTAGGGTGGGTGAGGGTGGAGGAAGGAGTGGGCGCTGGCCAGGCTCCTGGCTGAGCGTCCCTGGAAACAGTCCTTCAGCCTGCGGGCCCAGGTGAAGGAGACTTGTGCTGCCTGCCAGAAGACTGTGTACCCCATGGAACGGCTGGTGGCAGACAAGCTCATTTTCCACAACTCTTGCTTCTGCTGCAAGCACTGCCATACCAAGCTCAGGTGCGACCCTGCCCTGCCCACCCCTTGCCCTGCCTCTAGTCCTGACCCGGCCTGACCCTGTTGCTCTGCTTCCGCAGTCTGGGCAGCTATGCCGCGCTGCATGGTGAGTTTTACTGCAAACCCCACTTTCAGCAGCTGTTTAAGAGCAAAGGCAACTACGATGAGGGATTCGGCCGCAAACAGCACAAGGAGCTCTGGGCCCACAAAGAGGTGGACCCCGGCACCAAGACAGCCTGAGGCCCTTCTGACCATCCACTCCCTCAGCGGAGGGCCTGGAACTGGGCGGTGGGAAGGGCGGGAAAAAGATTCTCTGGGTTTGAGTAGGGGGCAGAGTGGGAAGGGGGAGGCTTGCTCAGGCAGAAGGTTCCGGGGTAGGGCTCTGCTCCAGGATTCCTTCCTTCTCCTTCAGTGAGGGTCAAGGGGTGGGAACCAGGATTGGGGTTTGTTCACCCTGCTTCCTTCAGGCAACCCCACCTCACCACATGGCCCCCTGGGAGGCCGCCAAGCCCAGCTTCCCTTTTTAGGTGCCTTTTCTCCAGCAAGGAGTCAGCATGCCCCCCTCAGGGTCCCAAGCTCCCTTACTGCCACCTGGGCCATGTTGGCCCCCATGTCTCCCCATCTACCTCTGCCCTTAGCCTGGTCCTGAGCCACAGACTGGGAGGAAGGAGAGTGAGAGTGTCACCTGCTGGACCTCAAGGATGCCACAGCAGCTGATGGGGGAGGGAATGGGGAAGTAGAAGGCAAGGCAGGGCCCACTGCCTTGGGGCTGGGACCCCCTTGCACCATGAAGCTAAAGTCCCCGCCAGGCTGAGCGCTTCTGAGACCTTCGGGGGCCAGCAGCAGCCATGCCCCCTCCTCTCCCTCATTTCTGCCTTCTGACTGTTGTGATAACCCTGTTTTAAACATGTTTAAACAGATCTGACTCTATTATGTGGCCTGTTGTGAGGGCTCTTGTGACAGGATGCCCATTGACCACAGGGAGGGGAAGGGGTTCAGGGTTAGCCCAGAGCACTCCTGCCTTTGATGGAGGGGCAGCAGTGACAAGGAAATACAAGCTGCTTGAGAAAAGGGGTGCTCTCTGCTCAGCCAGGGTGCCGCACGGTCAAACAGTGTGATTCTGTAACTGCAACTCCACTCTCCCTTGATCTTTGGGTTGGTTGACTTCCCAAGCCCATGGCCTCACATCCACACCCCTGTTCTGAAGAGAGGAACCAGAAGCATCAATGTCATCTGGGGGGCAGGGCCCAAGGCAGAACCCTTCAGCAGAGTCTGTCTGACCCCTTTCTATGGGCTGTTCCCAGGTGTGCAGCTCCCCAATCCTATCCCTTTGCCTTGGAAATCTGCATGGAATGGTGGGAACCCACAGACCTGGCAAGTGTTGCTAAAGGTTTCCTTTTGTCCCTCCTCCTTTTTGTGCCCCTCTTATTGCTGTGTTCTGGGGAGTGGGGCAACTACAGCTACCCCTATCAGGTCATCCAAGGAGAGGTTGTCAGCTGTTCTGAGAGCCCAGGCACACTGAGAGGTGACAGTGTACAGCAGAGAAACAAGGCAATCTTGGAAGATTGGGTTTTCCTGCGCAGACCAGCTGTCCTGACTTCTCCAAACTGCCTGTGGGATAGATAAGGTGGTGGAACAAGAGGATAGACACCTCTAGAACTTGCTGCCACTGCCCCATACAACTCGACTTACTAATAAGCAGTGTGTAGGAACTGGTCTCAATTCCTGGTGTTGAGGTAAGCACTGCTCCTTGAGGAAGTAGACACAATGCTTAGTAAGCCAACAGCACCCAAGGCCTGGATCCTGGGAGCTGTTAAGAGCCTCTCTCAGGGAAAGCCCAGCTTCCTATAGTGAGGCCTCTGTTGGGGACAAGGACAGTCTCTGTTCAGAGTTAAGCAACAGCAGCAGCTGAGCCAAGGAGAGATGCTGGAGGTGGTTTCTGATAATGCCCTGCAGGATGGGTCCAAGGGGAGCCTCAAAAGAAGACCTTACTAGATGCTATGAGGGTCCCAGGAACTAAGCCACTGGTGATGTTTAGGTCAGAAAGGCCAACAGCGCCTCAGTAAATTGGCCCTAATTTACCACTTTCAGGAGAGGGAGTGGAGGAAGGAGGGCACACTGAGGTAACAGTAGTACCTAACCAAGTCATGCCAAGGCCCCTCTTGGCATCAAGTTCTCTCCTGCTTGAGGCACCTTGTTACTAGGtgccatccccagcccctcccaggCATACACCTACTCCCCCCAACCAAAAGCACCGCACAGGACCCCCCTGGTATAAATGATCCCTTTTATTGTAAGTAATGTGTGACACTGGCCTGGCTTTGCACTGCAAGCCCTCAGTCAAGATACAGTCAAATAACTATGGCTGCAGGTTCTTCTGCACAATCCACAATTCAGACACAGACAGAGCTGGGAGGGCAAGAGGGGCAGAAGGGTGGCAGCACGCGAACTGGCCCAGCCCTGGCCCTTATGTGTGGGGTTGGCCAAGGCAAACATACCCCATGGAATGGTGAAGAATGGTAGCATGGCCCCTTGCCATGGCAAGCCTGGGGCTGCAAGGAAACTGCCCTCCAGAACTTTGGGGCCCAGGCCATCCTAGAGTCCCAGAATTTTTAATCTTGATtagttaataataaaaaaaataaattaaaattaagcaACAGCTTGGTCCTGAGGATGCTGATCCAGCATGTCCACAGTTTTTGGCACAAAAGTCGGTCTTTTTTGATTTGGGGGGAGTGCAGGGTTTGTTggcttgttttaaatttttattttaaaaataatccctGTGAGGTAAGACCCCAGGGGTAGGGCTCTGTAAGAGCCTGAACCTGGGTCATGCAGAGTAGCAGAGTCGTCTCACTTAGTCTCATCAGTGGCACCATGCTCTGTTTCCTCTTGGGAAATGGGGACTGGGGACAGGGTATGGGCCAAGGAGTGCTACAGCCATCAGGATGGAGTCCTGGAGAGGCCGAGCTGCCTCTTGGCAGCTTTGGTCAAGATGAGGGGCCAGTCCCCACCCTGGGCGAGGTAGAGGCAGGAGCATGTGTGCTCACTGGCCTCAGAGGGCAGTGATGGGTAGAAGGTGGCCTGATAGAGGCCCCAGGGGAAAAGGGATGGAAGGGGGCCCAGGCCCAATTGGCACCGTGCAACACACATTCTGCAAAACCAGCTGctttcattttctcttctctctcttgagGCGTCCATCACCTGTAACAGTCTAGAATTGATATATAAAAACCATCAAATATGATCTGAGATATAAATTAACAAGTACAAGGCCTCACATTACATGATGTGAAAAGGCTAAAAACAGCGATAGAAACTACATTCATAAAAGTGCATCGTCAACATACAACGAAGGCTTTGGCTTGTTCTGTGCCCGCGGGGTAGTGGGCATGGCTGGCAGTGAGCTGCCTGGCGCTAATCCCCAGTTCCCTGGAGATGCCCATCCACGGgcactagctttttttttttttttttttttttccctttcttttatgATAACTCCCAAGGAAACTGGGTGTTGGGAGGGAGGAGCTCTAGCAATAGGCACATTTTGGAGGGGAGGGGCCGGAAGAAAGGACCAGCGCCCAGGCTGAGGTAAATATGGCCAACTCTAAGCTGCTTGGAGATACTGGCTCCCCACTGCCATTCCTCCCAAGAAGGGAAAGAGGCTGAGACCTCACAGGGATGGGCAAGGCTAAGGAAGAACAGAGCTGGTGGTTTTGGACACTGCTGGTTGCAGCACATGGGCTTTCCCTTCTACTAGATGGAGTGGGCTTGGCCTGGCAGGGACATGACTTACAGGCAGAGACAACCCCTGGGCTCTCCTGAACAGCCTTGCTGGGCCCACTGAGTTGTCCACCTTCCTCTCTGCTTCAGTGAGGAAACATGCCAGGCCAGAAGCACAAAGGTCATCCCATCAACTCTTTAGAATCCAGCCCAAAGCCCAAGCTCACACAGGGGTACTCAGAACCCAGAGGGCACAGTCTCCAGTTTAGAAACTGGATACAGCATAAGAGTGACTCCAACTTGTAAAACAGAGACAATTGCATTGATAAAACTGGGTCTCCCCCCTCAGTGGGGGCAGCCATGTCTCAGGCTCCTGCTTGGGGATGCAGAGTCATGGGGGCAGGCAGGATATGTTCCTCCTTCCCTGAATAAGGCAGCATAACATTTACTTCATTCATCTTTGGTAAAGACTAGGACTGGCAAAACTGACTTGGGCCTCTGTCTTCCCTCATTTGTGGGACACTGGGCTTTACCTCAGGCTTGAGTGGGCTCATCCAGCCCAGAGACACCCTGGTGATCTCCAGACATTGGGAGGAGAAACAAAATAACACTCTGAATGAAAATAACACTATTCATACCCTTGAGTCAGTCCTGTACCCCCCACCCCAGGCTTCCCAGTCAAGGGCAATGTCAGGACAACCCCAAGGGCAGGGCCCGCAGCTGCCTTACACACTTTCCCAGCCCCTTCCCTCCACACTGAGCTTAAGACACTGGAGCTCTTGGGTCTGGCAGGCTGGGGGCTCCCAGTCCTTGAGGCTACAGCCATCCCATCCTAGCTGAGCCCCATTGGCAGAAGGGGCACAGACAAACGCTGGCTGGATTGCAGCTCCAAGGTCCACAGCCTGGTCTGGGAGAAGCAGCAACTTCACTGCGCCCCACAGCAGCCCCCGCCTGTGCAGCACGGGGCAGCCGGCAGCAGTGGCCTTAAGAGCTCAGTATACGAGCTGTGCAAAGTGGTGTGTGAGCAGCTCCTCAGCTGAAGGTCTCTGATGAGCCTCCACAAAAATGCGCCTCAAGAAGTCCCGGCCATGTTCAGAGATGTGGGAAGGCAGCTGAGGGTTGGTGGGCTGGGTGGCAATCTTGAAAATAGCGGCCATAGCTTCATACTCTGCCCAAGGTGGCTTCTCTGTCAGCATTTCCACCACTGTGCAGCCCAGGCTCCTGGAGAGAGAATCTCACGTCACCCCTTGGCCAGTTCTAGGCTCCCAGCTGCCTCGCCCACCTTTGTGAAAGGAGGTGCCTTCCTCAGATCACACTGAAGTGCAGGATGTGCTAAACTGAGGAATGAGACTCCTTGAATCCCAAGACCAGAAAACTTTGAAACACTCTTTGCTCTTATCCATACAGGCCTCATCAACCTGCACAAATCACTCACCTGGGTACTTACTTCTTCATActggagaaaaaggaaccacTGGGCACTGACAGAGCTCCCAGTGGGCTGGGAATGTGtgctagaatgcttgccttgcacatgggaGATtcttggttccatccccagcaccatacacacacaaaacccaaaaTCTCCAAGATAATTATATTAATTTcctattgctgctgtaacaaattatcacaaacttAGTGGCATAACTACAACACATACTTATTATCATCCGGTTCTAGAGATCACCAATCTAAAATTAGTCTCCCCAGACTAGAGTTAAGGCATTCATTAGCAGGGCTTATTCCTTCTGGAGGCTTTTGAGGGGAGAATTCATTTCCTCACCTTTCCAGCTTCTAAAGAAGGCCCCCTGcacttctctttttctttgtgtgtgtgtaagtgcatGCACGCATACGTGTATACACTCAGATCAACCTGAGCCTTGCTCTCTCCAAGCATGTGCTGTATTTTATAATGAGCTACACTCTAGCCCCACCTGTGTTTCTTGGCTCATGCACCTGCGTGGCTTACTCCAGCCTTGTGTTTTCATTGTCACACTTCCTATTTCCCACTCTGACCTCCTGCCtccctctttatttttaatttttgtagtgctggggatcaaacccagagttttacacatgctaggcaagtgttctaccactaaactacatccccagccctttagtttttgagatggggtttcgCCAAGTTATCCAGGTTTTCCTggccctttaaaaaatttttttgttgttgtttgcttttgattcaggatcttgctaaattgcccagactatttttgatcctctgccttatcctccccagtagctggagtTATGggagtgtgccactgcaccaacTGAACCCCCTTTTATAAGGACTCTTGTGATTATGCCAGGCCCACCTGGATAATCCAGGATAACCCTTCCATCTCAAAGTTAAGAGCTGCAAAGACCTGCTACCATATAAGGTAACATTTACTGATTCTAGGGATCAGGACATGGGGGGCCATTGTTAAGCCCACCACAATAACTATTCAAGAAAATTTCTTGTGACTTCTAGGTCCTTTCTGAaaatagaaataaactcaggcaaaggcaagtccatctgagCACTAGGAGAAAGGGCATAAGTCtgcttttgtttagagacagatttACGTCTTCAGAGTGAATTCTGCTTCTCACGGGGTTCAGCAAACCCAAGGACACTTTTTCCATGGCTTAAATTCCTAGCACTAACAAGATTTGTTATTTGGAATTAAAACACACCCTATTTGTGCTACTGCAAACACCACCACCGCTGCATACAAGGAGCCTAGTCAATGGGTGCACCAGTCAGCAAAAGGCAGGCCCTCCTTTCACATGCAAGGTTCCCCAAATCATTTCCAATTCAGAGCGACTATAGCCCAGGCAGGAAGACAGAGTCCTGGTATGTCCCAGCACTCACCACACATCTGCTTTCCTTCCATAGCCCTCGCCGCTGATGACCTCGGGGCTCATCCAGTAGGGAGTGCCAGTGACTGAACGCATGCCTGTCCCTGACATGCAAATGGTCTGCAGGCGTTTGCTGGCCCCAAAGTCCCCAAGCTTCACATTTCCAGCAGAGTCTCGGAGGATGTTGGCTCCTAAAGCATGGAAGAGCAGAAACTACCACCTTGGCCCCCCCTTCTATTTTCTATCATCctccctccaggtcacagagagctATGGAGGGTGGGAGCTACACTGAATTTGACATGAGCTGCACAGGGCACACAGGGAAGGGAAGCCTCAAACTTACAGTGTGAAGTCACAGGTTTTCGTGGTCAACATTCACGCTGGACTAGAGTATTTCCCCAAATTGTTCAACCGTTCTTCAtattaatcccacatggctggggAAGCAACTGGGGGTCCCACTTTATAGAAAGTTCAAAATGGTTCAGTGTTGGCCCACCCAGTCACTAAATGGTAGACTTGAAGACTCCATACAGCCTAAGCCCTGCTCACCTTTGATGTCCCGGTGAACAATCATGTTGCTATGCAGGTAGGACATGCCCTCCAGGATCTGCCGGGTATACTTGCGGGTCACACTCTCCGTCAGAGCTCCATAGGCCTTCAACTGGTCTTTCACTGAGCCCTAGCAGTCACAAGGAGTCACAGGGAGTCCCCTCAGGGGATGGCTGTGGGAGGGGGCAAGGCTATTTCCTGGCCCCAGGCACTATAGCAAAGCAGTGATTCATCCAAGTTTCATCTGTGATGTGCTGGGCACTTTGCCAGGAGCTGCCAGGCAGCTTGGAGAAAAGCATAAATAACAATCCTTCCTTCAAGCAATGGATGACCCACATGCAGAAGAAGGGACCTTTGCTGCAGGTGAAGTCTGTGCTTACTGGACAAGAACCAAATCTCAAGCGCCAACCTTGGGTTAGGCTAGACTAGGACATTTCTCACCTGACACCTTTACTATAGCCACAGGTAAGGTTCTTCTGAATCCAGGTCCTGCCATAACCTTACCTAGCTCCCCCGGACCTCTGGAGCCCCAGGAGGTCAGATCCAGGTCAAGAGTGACCCCCCAAGGCCTCACCCCAGATCAGGCTCCTTTTTGTGAGAGATTCATATGTCCAAGTCTCACATACCCCTGGCATGTACTCCATGAAGATGGTCAGAGTCTTCTCGGCACGGTCCCGCAGGCAGCCATAGTACTGCACAATGCGCTCATGCTGCAAGTTCTTCAGCAACTGGATCTCACACTCTAGGGCACTCACCTCCTAGGGAAGGGCCAGTGGTCACCCAGGCACTTAGGGGACTGGGTGTGCCTGCCTGGGATGCACTCAGCTTGCCCTAGACTGTGCTTCACAGGGATCTGCCTTGGGAACTTCATATGGAGAAAAGAGGGCCTGTTTGCTGTCTGACCCTTGGCCACAATGCCAGCCAGTCCTTGGGATATGGCACTCCCAGGCCTGGAGGAAGGCAGACagggagaaggaaggaggggTTGTGGGGGCTTAGTTAAGGTAGCTATTGTATTTGCCTATTCAAATTGAGGTGTCAGTCACATGATTTCTCCTTTAGAGCTGGCCCAAGTAAGTGGAGAAAGGTACTTGGGGAGTGGGGACAGGGAGTACCCTTTCTGGCGATGATTATCACCTCTGTTTGGGTTGCATGGGACTATGAGATGGCCTTAGATCCTCCCGGAGGGGCTTGGTGCTCCATGGACCATCAACTCTTCACCCCATAGTTAGGACCAGGGTGGACAGCAAGAGAGCTTGGGAGGAAGAATGATGGGGAGAGGTAACCTGTAGCACCTGGAGCTATTAATCTGTGCAGTACAAGACAGGCACTTATATTGAAAGAGTTCTGGAGAACTGGAGGTCAGAGAATGGGAAAGGCAGTACCTTGCTTGTCTCAGGACTGTCCGGGTCAAACTGGACCTGCTTAGAAGCAAGTTCTCGTCCTGTGTCCACATCGTAGCACAAATAGACCCTGCCAAAGGCACCCTGGCCCAGGAGCTTCCCCCGACGCCAATTGATGGGGGCACTAGGAGCTAAAAGAGAACATTGGAAAAGAGTGTTATATTATGCACATTCTTTATGGAGACCCTCCTTGTTCTCCAGCCACTTGATCATGAGACCTCTGGCTTAGGTTCCCCCATGCCCAGCACCATCACCTCTTTCAGTACCCCATCTGAAGTAGACCCAGAGCCCTCATCAAAGGGAGCTTAAGATCAGAGTCCTGGGAAACAGAGGACTTACTAAACTCATGGTCAAATGCTCTTCTGCATGACTTTCAAAGCTCCCAAATACCTTACTACATCAAGGATTAAGAGCATGCTTTTCAATTTAAACATGGAAAAACTAAAGGCTGGAGATTAATGGCTTGTCACACAGCAGTGGAGTCAGGCCTAAGATCCAGGGTATGCTGCTCTCTCCAAGGATGTCCCTGTGGGGAGAGGATGGGCCAGAGCAGCAGAATGCTGAGCCTAAACACCCTAGTGGCCTAGCTGTCCTCCCAACCCTGAAGCTTGTCTGAGCACCCTTGACAGTCTTCTCCTAGCCAGGGACATTCCTCACACTTAGTTGGCACACTCCTCTCCTGAACAGAGAGGGCATTCTCGCTGTCTGCACTCCGTAGTCGTCCACGAGGGTCCAGGTATTGCACAGCCAGACCCATGTTCTCGCCATTCGTGCTTAGGGAGCGGCTGGAGGGCACTAGGGTGAACAGGTTGCCTTGATGACGCCGTATTCGGGGAAATGTTCTTCTGCCTAAAAAGATAAGGGGCCAGAGTAGAGCAAGTCAGACCTCTGGCCACAAGACAGAATGTGCAGACCAGCTAGAAGTAATAGACAACACTGGCTTGGGTCTATCCTGTCTGCCCTTCCACTTGACTCATGCCAGAAAGACTGCTGTCCCAAGCACCTTGAGAATCAAGACAAAAGCAGAAATAAAGAAGTAGCCAGGTTCAGGGAGCCATGGCCATAGGGAGTGGGGACAGGGACTGATAAGGCCAATCCACAGCACAAGTCTCTTTTCTCCTAAGCATCCTACTCCGACCCCCTCTGCCACAGCTCCGCTGTGTCTGCTGCTGATGCAGAAAAGGTTATTGGAGAGACGGCACTCCAGAGTACACCATGGACAAAAAGACGGAGTTCTTTCAAACTAAGCTACTTAGTTTGAAAATGCAATACTCCTTATCTGGTTATTTTCTGTCTCTCTTGACTCAAGACTAAGGTATAATTTCCCAGGATTAATGGAAAACACAGATCCTGGAGTACCCACGTCCCACCCACTAGTGGTGGCCTTTCCAAAGCAGAGCATTAAGCATGGTCTTTTGTGAGGCAGCCAGCAGAGGGCAGCATGGAGGCGCACTCACCATCATTGTAGTCCTTGTGGTGCACAGACACGTGGTAGCGCCGGGGATAGGTTCCGCCTTTGACCCCTTTGTCATAGAGCTGGGTTTCCCGATCTAAGTAAAACAAGGGAGTCACTGGCTTTTGCGCAGGTCAATGTGAGTGAGCCACTTAAGTCCCAGGTCATTCAAGACCCTAGAGCAGTAAGCCCAGGCAAATTTGTCTACACAGTTTTGGCTTCCCAACTCAGAACTCTCTGGACCCACAAAGACTCCCCTGCTTTGCTAACCCAGGCTCTGTGGAATTTACCTGAGTACTCCTGTCTGTTGTCTGGGAAGCTTTGGGCTCGGGACATTCGTGATTTCCGGAAGGATGGGCTAGAGAGAGCAAAAAGGAATCACAAAATAGACCTCAGAGTACTTCCAGTGCAGCTCAGAAAGCAGAATAGAAGTCAAGGGCATCTAAATCATCTCTTCTTCAAAGTGCCTCCCATGTGCACAGGTGTGGAAAGAGGAACTAGAGGGAAGTAGCCCTTTCCTTAGTCTAGTCCCCTGCTTTCTCCACCCTTCACTTGTCAGAGGCCCAAATGTGACAGGACCCTGGGTGGTAAATGACAGTCCTGCTGAGCTCCACCTTGGCTGCATACCCCTTTACTTTACCTTCTTGGCCTTTTTCCCCACCTATGTAACACGTGAAGAGCTGCAAGAGAATCCCTGGACCAAGCAGTAACAAAGATAACAACAGCATAGTTTACAGAGAGTGAGCTTTTTCTTATTTAACCCTCATAACTCTGCAAGGTAGGCAATGTGTCTTCGCAGACACCCTACTGGTTTAGGTATGAACATTCTTATTTATTTCCCCAAGGATACAGCTAGGAAGCAACAGAGCTAGACTTCAAATCCACATCTGTGACTCCAAAGTCTGTGTTCCTGCAGTTATACCAAGCATCTTCCTTTCAATTAGTCATTACTATCCTATTCTAGAGAGGGACACTGAAGAACTAAGAAGTTAACGCACTTATTTGAAGCTACTGAAATTATCTGCTGGAGCTGGGATTGGATACAGGTCTAACTGGCTCCAGGTCTGCCCTTTCCTAAATCCCAAAAAAGGAAGACAAGAGCTCTGAACTCAGGTCAGGCCAGACCTCAATGAAGTCAGTTCAGATCACTGGGTTTCATTCACaaggagaaaacaaagtaaaaaagaaggttggaagaaatacccaaaaCCAAGGAAGTAGGTAAATTCAGCTATCTTTCCCAGCATCCACCTGAATAGCCCTTTCCCTGACTGATAAGCAAGTACCTTTTGAAAGGGTCATAGGTCAGAACTTTCAAGACAGTGACTTGGGGGCTGCCTTCTTCTTCCCAAGACCTTCCCCAGACCTTCTGTCCTCTCTTCCTATCCCAAAGCTCAGAAGATAGTCCAAAGTCAGAGTCAGTCCCTGTCCTGGCAGAGCCCTCAACCAGTGAGGACTCCTAGCACTTTCACTTGTGCCTTCTTGCTACCCTGATTGGAAAGCAAGCCCCAATCAAGGATATATATTGGAATCAACATGTATCTATGACTACATTCTATGACATCTAGAGGAAGATCACACTTATCAGTGCTCAGGTCAAATTTGGCCGCAGTCAGAAGATCAGTACCCACATAAA
This window encodes:
- the Limd2 gene encoding LIM domain-containing protein 2, whose product is MFQAAGAAQATPSHEAKSSGGNSAVQRSKSFSLRAQVKETCAACQKTVYPMERLVADKLIFHNSCFCCKHCHTKLSLGSYAALHGEFYCKPHFQQLFKSKGNYDEGFGRKQHKELWAHKEVDPGTKTA
- the Map3k3 gene encoding mitogen-activated protein kinase kinase kinase 3 isoform X2; its protein translation is MDEQEALDSIMKDLVALQMSRRPRASGYETMKNKDTGHPNRQSDVRIKFEHNGERRIIAFSRPVRYEDVEHKVTTVFGQPLDLHYMNNELSILLKNQDDLDKAIDILDRSSSMKSLRILLLSQDRNHTSSSPHSGVSRQVRIKASQSAGDINTVYQPPEPRSRHLSVSSQNPGRSSPPPGYVPERQQHIARQGSYTSINSEGEFIPETSEQCMLDPLSSAENSLSGSCQSLDRSADSPSFRKSRMSRAQSFPDNRQEYSDRETQLYDKGVKGGTYPRRYHVSVHHKDYNDGRRTFPRIRRHQGNLFTLVPSSRSLSTNGENMGLAVQYLDPRGRLRSADSENALSVQERSVPTKSPSAPINWRRGKLLGQGAFGRVYLCYDVDTGRELASKQVQFDPDSPETSKEVSALECEIQLLKNLQHERIVQYYGCLRDRAEKTLTIFMEYMPGGSVKDQLKAYGALTESVTRKYTRQILEGMSYLHSNMIVHRDIKGANILRDSAGNVKLGDFGASKRLQTICMSGTGMRSVTGTPYWMSPEVISGEGYGRKADVWSLGCTVVEMLTEKPPWAEYEAMAAIFKIATQPTNPQLPSHISEHGRDFLRRIFVEAHQRPSAEELLTHHFAQLVY
- the Map3k3 gene encoding mitogen-activated protein kinase kinase kinase 3 isoform X1 translates to MDEQEALDSIMKDLVALQMSRRPRASGYETMKNKDTGHPNRQKKHNSSSSALLNSPTVTTSSCAGASEKKTFLSDVRIKFEHNGERRIIAFSRPVRYEDVEHKVTTVFGQPLDLHYMNNELSILLKNQDDLDKAIDILDRSSSMKSLRILLLSQDRNHTSSSPHSGVSRQVRIKASQSAGDINTVYQPPEPRSRHLSVSSQNPGRSSPPPGYVPERQQHIARQGSYTSINSEGEFIPETSEQCMLDPLSSAENSLSGSCQSLDRSADSPSFRKSRMSRAQSFPDNRQEYSDRETQLYDKGVKGGTYPRRYHVSVHHKDYNDGRRTFPRIRRHQGNLFTLVPSSRSLSTNGENMGLAVQYLDPRGRLRSADSENALSVQERSVPTKSPSAPINWRRGKLLGQGAFGRVYLCYDVDTGRELASKQVQFDPDSPETSKEVSALECEIQLLKNLQHERIVQYYGCLRDRAEKTLTIFMEYMPGGSVKDQLKAYGALTESVTRKYTRQILEGMSYLHSNMIVHRDIKGANILRDSAGNVKLGDFGASKRLQTICMSGTGMRSVTGTPYWMSPEVISGEGYGRKADVWSLGCTVVEMLTEKPPWAEYEAMAAIFKIATQPTNPQLPSHISEHGRDFLRRIFVEAHQRPSAEELLTHHFAQLVY